The nucleotide window TCTTtcctaaattaaaaaaaaaaaagaaatataataacAGAGGATTGTATAAACAATAAAGCGGCAAGAGATGTGTGTTGTACCTGTGTTACAAGAACAAAAAGTCCATGACAAGTAGGCTGAAAGCTTCAACTTGTCTTCTATCATTTCGTACCTTAAGAAACACAATAGAGTCAGTCAACAGAGCCATTTCTAATAAAAGAGAGGTTTGAAACAGGTGAAAAACCAGATGGGGTAGTTGGTAAAAGCATGAATCTCGAAGTTGTCATCTCTCAAAGCTTGAAGAAGCTCTTGCATCCCATCTAAGTAGGAGTATCCTGATCTAATGCAATCCTTTAGCCCTGCAAAATCGAAAGGgtgatatatattatttgaatcaAAGGAGATGGTTATGAATCTCACCTTCCAAATCAAACTCCCTCCCATCAATAAAGAACTTTCTTGCCAGCTCATCCTCATCAATCAATCCCTTTTCGAATTCGATCCAGGCGGTTGGATGCTTGCACTCGAGCAGCTCCTTCATCGGCATTCTGTGGATTGATTAAGAGAATCAAAATCGAGTGGTGAAGCtacaaaagaataaaattgAGAAGGATGATAGGATTCGAACCCGAAGAAGGCCGGAATATCTTGGTAGAATGGGTCGCGGACGATGGTGTCCATCACGTCGAAGAGGAGAACCGGGAGCTTCCTTTTCGGAGCGTCGTAAGAAACCGAAGCCCGATTAAGCTTCTTCTCGATGACGTTGGGTTTCGAATTGAACAATTCGAATGTATTCATCGCCGTCGCCGTCGCCGCCGCCGTCGTCGACATCAGAAATGCCTTATTACTCCcgatcatcgtcatcatcatcgcGATAAGAAAAGGCCACACATGGGAAAACGCAGCGTTTTGATAAAATCGGATAGGTGAAAGCTGATTGGTCCACGTCATTAAATGAGAGTGACGTGGTCAAGCGGAAGGTTAGGGGGCCATGACTTGCTCCACACGGAACCTCAATCTTGTAACCGTCAAAAAAATCATCCACGACTCGGAGTGCTCAACTCAACCGCCAATATAGGTAATGCTTTTAACTCTCATCATCATTATAAAAACGCGTCTAGTTACCATTTTACTTTTTACTCCAAGCTAATCAAAGAACACATCTCCTCTCAAAACAAAGCatacaaagaagaagatgatgaaaatgACATCTCCTCTGTCTCTGTCCAGTCTGATGGTATTTTTGTTGTGCGTTAGGGCAGTGATGGTAGTAGTAGCGTCAGAGGGTCCTAGAGTTTTCAAGGTTGGAGACGAGTTCGAGTGGAGAGTTCCACTTCAGAATGATACATCGGTTTACAGCCGCTGGGCGAACACCAACCGCTTCCACATCGGCGATTCTCTCTGTGAGTGTAGTTGTttcctattttttatttttgggagattaattaattaactgaAGAGAATTAATGGATGCAGCGTTTGTGTACGACAAGGACTCGGTGATGGAAGTGGACAAATGGGGTTTTTACCACTGCAACGGCAGCGATCCAATCACAGCGTTCGACAATGGAAACAGCACGTTTTACCTTGATCGTCCTGGTCTCTTCTACTTCATCAGCGGCTCCAACGCCCACTGCACCAGTGGACAGCGTCTCATCGTGGAAGTGATGCatatccaccaccaccacaaccaCCACGATGTTTCCTTGCCTCCGTCCATGTCACCTCTCTCTGCCAGCTCTCCCTCTGAATCTGCATTCGACTCTCATGATCCTGCTTCTTCCGCTGCTGCCTCCTCCCTGCTCGCCTCCTTCTTCCCTCCCTTTGCTGCACTTCTTGTTGCTCTTTTCAGCTGCCAACCATAGCGCTTTTGTTTCATCTTCTTATTAGTCTTCTTTCGTTGCTATTAATTTTTCCGTTTCTTTTGTCATTCAActtttaagatattattaacCTCATATTTTCTTCATCAACTTCTAAGTTTTATCACTGCTTTTAAACAAAAGTTACAAAACAATCACAAAGCAAccgcaattaaaaaaaaataaggagCTAATTCAACCACCTAAgctaaaaatgaaaatattaaggAGCTAATTAAGTGTTACAAGATAAATGAAACAATTGCATtttcagaaaataaattaaataactataataaatgcataaattttctgtagttttcaaattttaataatttttaactaatattaatttaatacaatcaattaacttttttaaagatcataattttttaatagaaaatacaaaatgatttttttaaccAATGAAAAGGATCAAAACGAGGGAGAAAAAAGCGCAGCAGTTTAGTAGTATTTGGGCTAAGTTAGCAAAGCATGCCCAataagaaagaaataataatttgggcttctagaaaatgataaataaaaatggcacatatatatgtcaattaaataaaaaaaagcttGTCGGATCCCATATCGGAAGCTAAAAGAAACAAAGctataaaaataagataagacGGTGGCAGTCGCAGCCCTTTCAACAAGCAATGACGTCGCCTCCGCCTCCTGACGATGATGCTTGGGTCCGTTCTCATCACCGTTTACTTCCCCAATCGCAATCGCTCCTCTCTTCCCACCGGGTATAATATTCTCTGTTGATttcgaatttgttttttttttttttttaattttctgatttttgagCAGTCAGTTATAGCGGTTGCAATATCAAGGGTAAATCAGTTCGACGCTGCAAGGCTAGATGTTGAAATGTCTGCCATGTTGAAGGAACAGTTGGTTAAGGTTTTCACTTTGGCCAAGGTActcaattcaattcagttctttttttttttttttaaatcactgATTTTGTCTGGGGGGAGTAGCCAGGAATGCTGTTTCAATACGAACCAGAGCTAGATGCATTCCTTGAGTTTCTCATTTGGAGATTCTCTATTTGGGTTGACAAACCTACCCCTGGAAATGCTCTCATGAATCTTAGATACAGAGATGAACGTGTTGCTGCCCAACTCTCTGGCAaaggtattttattacttcagtTCTGTTCAATACCCTTTTTTTAACTTGTCTTAACTTACTCATGTTCTGTCTCTCGTGTAGTCAGAACAGGACTAGAAGGCCCTGGACTTACTGCTCCCCAAAAGATTTGGTACTGTGTTGCCTCAGTTGGTGGTCAGTACCTCTTCTCCCGTTTGCAGTCGTTTTCTGCTTTCCGTAGGTGGGGTGATTCTGAGCAGAGACCATTGGCTAGGCGACTTTGGACCCTCGTTCAACGAATTGAAGGCATCTATAAAGCTGCTTCTTTTCTTAACCTCTTGTCCTTTCTTTATACCGGAAGGTACATTCTCATGGACTTGTTCATCTTGTCTACATATATCTTAATAGTTCATACAGACATGCATGCGTGTACAGTGACATGaccatttgatttgattttattttattcaatgCACTAAGAATGGTTACTAAACGCTAGGACAAACAGAATGCCTGTAGCGCTTTTATGGGACACATCTTATGTCTGGTTCAGTTAATGAGGCTGTTTTGTTAGGAATGCCTTATTGTATTGATCTAcgaattaaatatctaaatcaaTGTCTAGCTGCTGTTTACTGAGTCCTAAAAGATCTGCCACTATTCAAATTGACTTGCGCTACTTCTAATACATCTATTAGTAGCCTCTTAGTGctacaaacaaaaaatcaaaaccagatTGGAGACTTCAGACATGGTGATGTTCAGAAAAGTTATAGGAGACGCGTTTATTAAATTTCACGATGAAAGATTGAAGCGAGAACCAATACCACGTTGTTGATGATTTTGCAAATGCTTTACCATTCTTTCTTTGTTGTTCCAGGTATAGGAACCTCATTGAAAAAGCTTTAAGAGCAAGGCTTGTCTATAGGAGTCCCCATATGAACCGATCTGTCAGCTTCGAGTACATGAATCGCCAACTTGTCTGGAATGAATTTTCTgtacgtcttcttcttctctgtcaCCTCTTACACATAATGCCATAATCATTTTGAAAGTTTGCCAACCTATCAATTCATAGAACTATCCTTGGGCTTATGGTTTCTGGCCTATTATTGAAACACAAAATGACTTAGTTGATGAGTATATGTCTTGTCTGCTGGAAGAAGTGTTCTGTTGGATCTCACTTCTTGGTTCTGTTTGGCATTCAGATTTAGATTTGTTTGGTTGTATTTTCAGGAAATGCTTTTGTTGCTTCTTCCGCTGCTCAACTCTTCAGCTATAAAGAATATTCTTAGTCCATTTGCCAAAGAAAGTTCCTCAAGCAATAAAGAGGATACAGTTGCTTGCCCCATTTGCCAAGTGGATCCTGCAACTCCGTTTATTGCTCTGCCTTGCCAGCACAGGTATGGTTTAATCTAGTGGATCATAGGGTCATTACCTTACCTCTCTCCTCAGATATATAGTGGTTAGTTAATTATACTAGAAGCTAAGTAACTGTATGTGATTGCGTATATGAGGATTCGTAGGGGAAGTTAGACAAGACAGAAGTGATGTTATAGGCGATTCAGAGTATGTGTTGACTTGTGGCAGGTACTGTTACTACTGTATAAGGACCCGCTGCGCCTCAGCAGCATCATTCAGGTGTCTTAGATGTAACGAGCCTGTGGTTGCCATACAACGGGAAGGTGTTTCAAGTGGCAAATGAATTGGGAGAAGAATTACGAATAAGGCAAACAGCAGAAGAAACATTGTTAGAAAGTGGTGTTTTCAAACAGGCTTATACAATAAAGGATAAAAGCTTGAAGAAACAAGTTTTAGGGATAGATGAACCTCTTCTGTACATTAAAAAAGTTGTAATTTGTAAACTACTTCTTTATTAGAAATCAAATTGGAATGTCGGCTATACTTGAATAATTCATTTCCTTACATTGTGGTGCCTACTTACTACTCGTTCCTACTTCCATATTAGTAGTCttacatattatattatactCCCCATAAAGTGGCAGAAGAACAATGTGAAGAAAAAATCACTGGCTGGTGGCAGAGAGCAGACTGATTTCTATCTCTTGGAGGCTCTTCCCTTTAGTCTCAATCACGTTCTTCTGCACAAAGATAACTGCCACCACGCAGAAGAAGCCAAAGATTGCATTTAGAAGCACCGAACCTAGTTGCTCCAGCATTCTTAGAAACAGCAGCCCCACGAAGAAGTTTATTACCTGTTGTTGCGCCAAGCTTATTATTGTTTCAACATTAAATCCATTTCCTAAAAAAGAAGTATTGACAAAAGCCATACCCAGTGAACAGCAAGACAAACAGCCAATGCTGTTGCCCGAAGACGACCAGGGCATATCTCAGACAGGAGAATACTTGGAACAGGACCAGCTCCAGTTGCAAACGACAACACAAACCTGCATATTTTCATCGTTTGAGTTTTACCAAAATACCCACCCCTCTTTCCACTATCATATAGTTGACATGTTACAGAAAAACTTACAGTAGCATTCCTCCGACCGAGAGAAACAAGGTTCCAAAAGTTGATGAATATGAAGTATGTGCTAATGCTTGGAGACCCAGAGATACTGCCTGTTAAAGATGGAAGAGCTCTGTTAAAGTGTCAGTGCTGTCAATGCTTAATTCAAATAGCGATTCTCGCTCTCAGCCATATTACCATGCCCGCAAAACTCCCAAT belongs to Brassica rapa cultivar Chiifu-401-42 chromosome A07, CAAS_Brap_v3.01, whole genome shotgun sequence and includes:
- the LOC103830398 gene encoding early nodulin-like protein 3 yields the protein MMKMTSPLSLSSLMVFLLCVRAVMVVVASEGPRVFKVGDEFEWRVPLQNDTSVYSRWANTNRFHIGDSLSFVYDKDSVMEVDKWGFYHCNGSDPITAFDNGNSTFYLDRPGLFYFISGSNAHCTSGQRLIVEVMHIHHHHNHHDVSLPPSMSPLSASSPSESAFDSHDPASSAAASSLLASFFPPFAALLVALFSCQP
- the LOC103830400 gene encoding peroxisome biogenesis protein 2, whose product is MTSPPPPDDDAWVRSHHRLLPQSQSLLSSHRSVIAVAISRVNQFDAARLDVEMSAMLKEQLVKVFTLAKPGMLFQYEPELDAFLEFLIWRFSIWVDKPTPGNALMNLRYRDERVAAQLSGKVRTGLEGPGLTAPQKIWYCVASVGGQYLFSRLQSFSAFRRWGDSEQRPLARRLWTLVQRIEGIYKAASFLNLLSFLYTGRYRNLIEKALRARLVYRSPHMNRSVSFEYMNRQLVWNEFSEMLLLLLPLLNSSAIKNILSPFAKESSSSNKEDTVACPICQVDPATPFIALPCQHRYCYYCIRTRCASAASFRCLRCNEPVVAIQREGVSSGK
- the LOC103830395 gene encoding flavin mononucleotide hydrolase 1, chloroplatic, which produces MMMTMIGSNKAFLMSTTAAATATAMNTFELFNSKPNVIEKKLNRASVSYDAPKRKLPVLLFDVMDTIVRDPFYQDIPAFFGMPMKELLECKHPTAWIEFEKGLIDEDELARKFFIDGREFDLEGLKDCIRSGYSYLDGMQELLQALRDDNFEIHAFTNYPIWYEMIEDKLKLSAYLSWTFCSCNTGKRKPDPEFYLEVVEHLGVEPCECVFIDDRPSNVKCAVEIGMRGLCFENADSLLKDLSQLGVNVSLPNI